One window of the Spirochaetota bacterium genome contains the following:
- a CDS encoding tRNA-dihydrouridine synthase family protein produces MAPMAETSTPALRHVIKEFCPETVLFSEMLSAGAIAACAPHNEPLIHKRDFDNPLIYQILGSDPNVMARACAILSDYGCYGVDINMGCPNHDIVKKGQGAYLLTDNNRARTIIRTCRKSCPVRLSVKMRTGYTENNEEYYINFIKMLEGEGVDFITIHPRYAKLSFRRKADWRLVSMAKQHLTIPVIGNGDIDTPMAAMDRLQETGCDGVMIGREAVKSPWIFKLAADLMHDGHAELDVNIHETFIMVLKYMLEYLPERLHKSRSHRFAAYYTQNATYGHELFTRIRKEEAIKPIMDIVNDYFIRNSFESIKHFNITASGTDNL; encoded by the coding sequence CTCTGAAATGTTGAGCGCTGGAGCTATTGCGGCATGCGCTCCCCATAATGAGCCATTGATCCATAAGCGGGATTTTGATAATCCTCTCATATACCAGATTTTAGGATCGGATCCTAATGTAATGGCCAGGGCATGCGCGATACTATCGGATTACGGATGTTATGGGGTGGATATCAACATGGGCTGCCCAAACCATGATATTGTCAAAAAAGGCCAGGGAGCGTACCTCTTAACCGATAACAATCGGGCACGTACAATAATTCGGACCTGCCGGAAATCCTGCCCGGTCCGACTTTCAGTAAAGATGCGCACCGGCTATACAGAAAACAACGAAGAGTATTATATTAACTTCATAAAAATGCTTGAAGGCGAAGGGGTCGATTTTATAACGATCCATCCGCGGTATGCAAAGCTTTCCTTCCGCCGAAAGGCCGACTGGCGCCTGGTTTCCATGGCGAAACAACATCTTACCATTCCGGTAATTGGTAACGGCGATATTGATACACCCATGGCTGCAATGGACAGATTACAGGAAACAGGATGCGACGGCGTAATGATCGGCCGTGAAGCGGTCAAATCACCCTGGATATTCAAACTTGCCGCTGACCTTATGCACGACGGTCATGCAGAGCTGGATGTCAATATCCATGAGACGTTCATAATGGTACTTAAGTATATGCTCGAATACCTGCCAGAGCGTCTTCACAAGAGCAGGAGTCACCGTTTTGCCGCCTATTACACGCAAAACGCCACCTATGGCCATGAGCTCTTCACCAGGATACGCAAGGAGGAGGCCATCAAGCCAATAATGGATATTGTAAACGATTATTTCATCCGAAACAGCTTTGAATCCATCAAACACTTTAACATTACAGCATCCGGTACGGATAATCTTTAA